Part of the Alteribacter lacisalsi genome, ACAACAAGCCGTCCCAGCATGCCCTGTATAAGCATTTTAAAGCTGTTGCTGAAAGCGTTGACATTCCGCTGATCGTCTACAACATTCCAGGACGTACGGCTGTGAATCTGGACGTTAAAACGCTGGCCCGTCTCGCGGAGGACTGCCCGAACATTATCGGGGTCAAAGAATCCAACAAGGACTTTGAACACGTCAACCGTGTGCTTTTAAACTGCGGACGTGATTTTAATCTTTATTCTGGAATTGAGCTGCTCTGCTATCCGATGCTGGCCATCGGCGGTGCAGGCCACATCAGCGCCACAGCGAACGTGATGCCGGAGAAAGTGGCGGAAATTTACAACGCATGGGAAGAGGGCGATGTGAAGCGTGCCCAGGATCTTCACTTTGAACTGATGCCGCTGAACGATGTGCTGTTTAAGGACACGAACCCGGCGCCCCTCAAAGCTGCGCTCGGCATGATGGGTAAAATCGAACCGGTGCTCCGGATGCCGATGGACCTTCCGTCAGAAGCCCTGCAAAACGAAATCCGCGACGTGCTGAAAACGTACACCGACGTAGCTGACCAGGTCATTTCACGCTAAAACAGAGGAGGCATTCGAGTGACAAAATCAACAGAAACCCTGAATCTGATCGAACTTACACACGAATCCCGGCTGGACGATATCCTGCTTTACATTAACGGCGAGTTTGTGGCCGCCAGCTCCAATGAAACGTTTGAAAATAAAAACCCGTTTACGAACCAGCCGATCAACCGGGTCGCTTCCGGTGAAAAAGCGGATATCGATATGGCGGTCAGTGCCGCCAGAGCCGCATTTAAAGGGGAATGGGGGAGCCTCAAGCTGAAGGACCGCCTCGCCTATATCAACCGGATCGCCGATCTGATTGACGAGCACATCGACGAGATCGCCCCGCTTGAGTCCCTTGATACAGGACTGCCGATTCATCAGACGAAGAAGATGGTTGCCCGGGCAGCGCAGAACTTCCGTTTTTACGCGGAAATGGTGTCTACGCGACTGACCGGAGACGCGTACCAGGTGGACGATGACTTTCTTAACTATACGGTACACAAACCGGTCGGTGTGGCCGGTCTGATAACGCCATGGAACGCGCCATTTATGCTCGAGACGTGGAAAATCGCCCCGGCACTTGCCACCGGAAACACCGTCGTCCTGAAGCCGGCCGAATGGTCGCCGCTCACGGCGAATCGTCTCGCTGAAATAATCCACAAAGCGGACCTCCCAAAAGGGGTGTTCAACGTAGTGCACGGCTACGGAGAAACAGCCGGGGCCGCCCTCGTGGCCCATCCGGACGCGCCGCTCATTTCCTTTACAGGCGAGACGAAAACCGGCTCAGAAATTATGAAAAACGGCGCCGATCCCCTGAAGCGCTTTTCCATGGAGCTCGGAGGAAAATCCCCGATTATTGTGTTTGACGATGCGGATCTCGACCGGGCGATGGACGCGGTCACATGGGGCATCTTCTCCTTTAACGGAGAGCGCTGCACGGCCAACTCCCGCCTGTTCGTTCACGAGTCGATTTACGATACATTCGTGGAGCAGCTCATGGAGCGGGTGAAAAACATCCGAGTGGGCGACCCGCTAGATGACAAAACCCAGGTGGGCCCGCTCATTCATACGGAGCACTATGAAAACGTGAAACGGTACCTCGGCATTGCCAAGGACGAAGGCGCCCAGGTGGTGAGCGGCCATGTGGACGAAGCCCATGCGGACGGCAACTTCGTCCCGCCGACGCTGCTTTTGAACGTGACCAACGATATGACAGTCGCACAGGAGGAGATTTTCGGACCGGTCATGTGCGTGATGCCGTTTAAGGACGAATCGCAAGTGATTGAAATGGCGAACGACATCCGCTACGGTCTTGCGGGCTATGTGTGGACGAACGACATGAAGCGCGGCCACAGAGTCGCCCAGAAAGTCGACGCCGGCATGATGTGGGTGAACTCCCAGAACGTCAGGGACCTGCGCACCCCGTTCGGCGGCTCCAAGCACAGCGGCATCGGACGCGAAGGCGGCTACTACGCCTTCGAATTTTACACCGAAATCCAGATCGTCCACGTCGCCCTCGGCGACCACCCGATCCCGCAGTTCGGAAAAGAAAAACGGACATAACCGTTTCATTCTATAAAGTCAAAGCAGCAAGAACTTGAAAAATGAAGCGGAAAGCGGCGACTCCAGCGGGAAAAGCAAGAGGCGAAGACCCCGCAGGGTGATCTTCCCGAGGAGGCTGAGGCCAAGACCTGCGGAAAACGTCCGCCTGCAGCGGAATTGATTGTAGCTGTGATCTTCTTGAGCAATAGAAAAGAGGATCATAGAGCCGAAGGCTGCTGTTTAATAACTTTGAAGATTCACAAAGGAGGAACCCAAATGCCAGCCAAGACTGGACAGGAATATATCAGCCGCCTCAAACAGGCGAGCAACAACATCTACCTGCACGGCGAGCGAGTGAGCGACGTGACCGAGCATCCGGGACTGAAAAACGTCGTCAAATCAATGGCGCGCCTTTATGATCTCCAGCATGAAAAACCGGAAAAAATGCTCTATACCTCCCCGACGAGCGGAGAAAAGGCCGGCATGACGTTCATGCAGCCGAAAACGATCGACGACCTGATCGCCCGCCGTGAAGCGATCCAGGAGTGGGCCCGTACGTCAGGCGGAATGATGGGGCGCTCGCCCGATTACCTGAACGCTGAAGTCATGGCGATGGGTGTAAACAATAAGCTCTTTGCCGAAGACGACCAGATGTTTGCCGACAACGCGGCGAAGTACTACGAGTACGCCCGTGAGAACGACATCAGCCTGACCCATACGCTCATTCACCCTCAGGTGAACCGGGCAAAAGCCCAGCACGAGCAGAAGGACGCCAACGTGGCGCTTCACCTGGTGGAAAAAAAGAAAGACGGCATCATCGTTGACGGGATCCGCCTCCTCGCTACCCAGGGCGGCATTACGGATGAAATCCTCGTGTTTCCGTCCACCGTTAAAAAGTCGGGCGAGCACGATGATCCGTACTCGGTTGCCTTTGCGATTCCAAATAACACGCCTGGGCTCAAATTCCTCAGCCGGGAGTCATTTGACTACGGCAAAAGCGAATGGGATCACCCGCTCAGCTCCAAGTTTGAAGAAGGAGACGCGATCGTCAGCTTTGAAAACGTGTTTGTCCCATGGGAGCGCGTGTTTGTGTGCGGCAACTCAAGCATCTGTAACCGGACGTTCCTTGAAACGAACGCGGTCGTGCATATGTCCCACCAGGTGGTGGCGAAAAATATCGTGAAAACCGAGTTCCTTCTCGGCACGATTTTAAGCGTGATGGATTCGATCGGCATCGACCAGTTCCAGCACGTGAAAGACAAAGGAACTGAAGTGATGCTTGCACTGGAAACAATGAAATCCCACCTGTTCCGCGCCGAGCATAACGCGAAGCCGGACGCCTCCGGGACAATGACACCGGATTTTGAAGCGCTCAATGCGGCCCGCAACTGGTATCCGCGCATCTACCCTCGCATGGTGGAAATCCTCCGGGTGCTCGGGGCGTCCGGTATGATGGGCATTCCAACCGAAGCGGACTTCCATCACGAGGACATCGGACCGATTCTTCACCGGGGTCTTCAGGGGAAAAATCTTGAAGGCTACGAGCGTGTGCAGCTGTTCCGTCTCGCATGGGATATGACGATGAGTGCATTCGGCAGCCGTCAGATGCACTATGAATACTACTTTTTTGGCGACCCGGTCAAAATGGGCATGGCTTATTTCGATCAGTACGAAAAGGACGAATACAAGCAGTACGTCTATGATTTTCTTAAAGAAACAAAATCCACGAAACCTGGCGCTTTAAACGTTTAGGAAAGGAGGTTCGGCAGATGGAAGCGAATATTATTCGTACGGGCCGGGTAGTGCTCCACGTAGCCGACCTGGACCGCTCACGGAAATTCTACGTGGATGCCCTCGGGTTGATCGAAACGGAAACCCGCGGTGATGAGCTTTATCTCAGAGGGCTTGAGGAGCACAACCACCACTCGATCGTCCTGAAAAAAAGCAGTGAACCTCGTGTGGAGGTGATCAGCTACAAGGTGATGAGCGATTCGGATCTTGACCGGCTGGAGGAACTGTTTAATGCCAAAGGCATGAAAACGAAGTGGCTGGAAAAAGGCAGTCAGCACGCGGTTGGACGTACTCTCAGAACGCAGGATCCGTCCGGCATGCCGGTAGAGTTTTATGCTGAAATGGATACCGTGGAGCGCATGCTTCAGCGCTATGACCTGTACAAAGGCGCTCGCATCCAGCGGATCGATCATTTTAACTGCATGGTCCGTGACGTGGAGAAAGCATATCACTTTTACATTGATGAGCTCGGGTTTGCCTGCTCGGAATACACGGCCGCAGAAGACGAGCGGATCTGGGCGGCGTGGCTTCACCGGAAACCGAGCGTTCACGATGTGGCGTTTATGAACGGCAAGGGGCCGCGTCTTCACCACACTGGCTTCTGGCTGAGCGATCAGCTGAGCCTGATTCATGCCTGTGACGTACTCGCGTCCATGGGCTACACGCAGAATATCGAACGGGGACCGGGACGCCACGGACTCTCCAATGCGTTCTTCCTCTATCTCCGTGACCCGGACGGTCACCGCATCGAGCTGTATAATGGCGATTACCTGACGAGCGACCCGGACTTCAAGCCGGTCAGATGGGACATTAACGACCCGCGCCGCCAGACGTTCTGGGGTCACGCAGCACCGGACAGCTGGTTTGAAGAAGCATCGGAAGTGATGAATCTGTTTGCCGAAGAGGACGAAACCGTCATGGAAATCGGGGAGCCGACACTCAAACAGCGCAAACCGACGTTTGTGATTTAAGGAGGGAAAAGGAATGGACGATCAGCTTTTTAAACGGGCGATGGGGAAATTCGCCACTGGGGTAACGGTGGTGACAACAGAAGTTGGGGATAAAGTGCACGGCATGACAGCGAACGCTTTTATGAGCGTATCGCTCGATCCAAAACTGATTCTCATCAGTGTGGCGAACCGGGCGATGATGAAGGGGTATCTGGACGACTCCGGGAGCTTCGCCGTCTCGATTCTCGCCCACAAACAGGCCGACCTGAGCATGTATTTTGCCGGGCAGAAAAAAGACGACAAAAGCGTCGATTTTGACGTGTTCGACAATATGCCGGTACTTCACGGTTCGGTTGCCACGATCACGTGTGATGTGCACAACACCCACCTTGAAGGGGACCACACCCTTTATGTGGGAAAAGTGCGTGACATCCGTGTGGATGACGAGACAAAGCCACTGGCCTATTTTTCAGGCAAATACTACAATCTGACAGAATAGAAAAAGAACCAGCCCTCCGCAACGGAGGGCTGGTTCTTTATTTTGCGCTACTTGTAACGATGGTGGATGTTGTTTTTCTTGTACGTTCCGCCTTCACCGAACTCGTAAAGCTCAAGGCTGAGGGCGAGCCCCCGCCGGTCAAAGGCGGGGGATAGATAGCTGCTTACAACTTCGAACAGCTCGTCGCACGTTTCTTCCTTTACTGCCTGGGAGCGGCCGGCGGCAATTTTCACGGTCAGGTGAACAAAGGCATCCTCTTCGCCGGCTCCGTCTGCGACCAGGTAGTCGGTGAGGGCGATGGCACGGCTGCGTACACCTGCTATGGGGTAGACGTCGGGCCTGTCAGTGAATACCTTGTTTATTTTCCCGAGAAGGGCTTTGGGGTTGAATTCTTCAGGTGTCAGGTTGTCGGTGTATTCGACGGTTATGTGCGGCACGGTCAGGCGCCTCCTTTTCTGTGATGGGGGTGGGTGCCGTTCAGGGCGAGCTCCGCTGCGTAGGGGGAGTATTTGCGCAGAAGGGCTTCGGATTCGCCGCGGCACACACCACCTTTGTATTGATGGATGCGGTCCCTTATGTAGGAGTTGGCATCGATAAAGGGCTTCATGTTCATGTATTTGTCGTCTGCGGCGAAGACAATGGAGTCGATGTTGGCCATTACGAGCGTCGTCAGGCACATGATGCACGGCTCGAGCGTGGTGTAGATGACGCACTCAGAGGCGTGCTTCATCAGATACGGGGCGCAGTTGTGCATGGCGTTGTTTTCAGCGTGGCTGATTTTGATGCCCGCCGTTTTCCGCATATTGCTGCCCCGGGCGATGATGCGGCCGTTATGGACGATGACGGCCCCGATTGGCAGGTCGCCTCTCTGCCCCGCTTCTTTGGCTTCCTGGAGCGCTTCGGTCATAAAATATTCGTGATCGAGGCGGCCGTTATTTTTCACCTGCGGGCACGGCCTTTCCGGTAATCGTGCTTGTGAGGCGGCCGAGTCCTTCGATTTCTGTCACCACTTCATCACCCGGCTCGACGCTGACGGTGCCTTTCGGTGTGCCGGTGAGGATGATATCCCCTTCCCCGAGCGTCATGAAGCTGCTCAGGTACTCGATCAGGTGGGGGATGTCAAAGATCATGTTGGCGGTGGTGCCTTCCTGGGTGACTTCGCCGTTTACGTACGTGCGAAGTTTCAGGTTCATCGGGTCCGCTACGTCGGCTGCGTCCGTAAACCAGGGGCCTAGCGGGGTGCAGTAGTCCCGGTTTTTTACGCGCAGATTCGGACGGTAATAGTTTTCGAGCAGGTCGCGAAATGCATAATCGTTGGCGATTGTGTACCCGGCGACCACATCGTAGGCATCCTCTTTTTTCACGTTTCGGGCGGTGCACCCGATGACGACGGCGAGCTCGCATTCGTAGTGCATGAAGGTGACACCGTAAGGCCGCTCGGATTCACCACGGTGCCCGACGAATGTGTTTGGTCCTTTTAGAAACACGAGCGGTTCCTCGGGGGCGTTGAATGCCAGTTCGCTCGCGTGGTCGGCATAGTTGAGACCTAGAGCGAACACGGTCCGGGGCTCAACAGGTGTGAGCCACTGTACGGCATCTTCTGCGACGACCCGGCCGTCCTGAAGGAGGAGGCGGCCGTCCGGTGCTTCGGTGGCTTCATGAATGGCGCCGGCGTATACGATTCTTGCTTTTTTCATCAGAGGTGACCTCCTTTCACGTTTACGAGCTCTTCTTCAGGGACGACGGCGTTTTCAAGAAAACCGACGCTTTCCACGTGGATGCGCACCTTGTCGCCAGCTTTGACGAGAGGAGGATCCTCGGCAACGCCGACGAGAAGGGTGTCGCCCTGGTTCAGAGTCATGAATTCGGTCACGTCCGTAATGAGCTGGGACACGTTTCTGACAAGGTTTTTCGTCGTGTTTTCCTGTACGAGACGGCCGTTGACCCAGCAGCGGATCGTCAGGTCATCGGGTGACTCGAGGGACTCTTTTTCCACGATCCACGGACCGATTGGACAAAAACCGTCCCGGGATCGGTGTTTGACTGCCGGACGGAATACGCTGTCGTGGGGGGCGGTCACATCGTTGGCGACAGTGTAGCCGAGAACATAGTCGAGCGCTTCTTCTTTTTTGACCCTGGAAGCGGTGC contains:
- the hpaD gene encoding 3,4-dihydroxyphenylacetate 2,3-dioxygenase; this encodes MEANIIRTGRVVLHVADLDRSRKFYVDALGLIETETRGDELYLRGLEEHNHHSIVLKKSSEPRVEVISYKVMSDSDLDRLEELFNAKGMKTKWLEKGSQHAVGRTLRTQDPSGMPVEFYAEMDTVERMLQRYDLYKGARIQRIDHFNCMVRDVEKAYHFYIDELGFACSEYTAAEDERIWAAWLHRKPSVHDVAFMNGKGPRLHHTGFWLSDQLSLIHACDVLASMGYTQNIERGPGRHGLSNAFFLYLRDPDGHRIELYNGDYLTSDPDFKPVRWDINDPRRQTFWGHAAPDSWFEEASEVMNLFAEEDETVMEIGEPTLKQRKPTFVI
- the hpaE gene encoding 5-carboxymethyl-2-hydroxymuconate semialdehyde dehydrogenase; translated protein: MNLIELTHESRLDDILLYINGEFVAASSNETFENKNPFTNQPINRVASGEKADIDMAVSAARAAFKGEWGSLKLKDRLAYINRIADLIDEHIDEIAPLESLDTGLPIHQTKKMVARAAQNFRFYAEMVSTRLTGDAYQVDDDFLNYTVHKPVGVAGLITPWNAPFMLETWKIAPALATGNTVVLKPAEWSPLTANRLAEIIHKADLPKGVFNVVHGYGETAGAALVAHPDAPLISFTGETKTGSEIMKNGADPLKRFSMELGGKSPIIVFDDADLDRAMDAVTWGIFSFNGERCTANSRLFVHESIYDTFVEQLMERVKNIRVGDPLDDKTQVGPLIHTEHYENVKRYLGIAKDEGAQVVSGHVDEAHADGNFVPPTLLLNVTNDMTVAQEEIFGPVMCVMPFKDESQVIEMANDIRYGLAGYVWTNDMKRGHRVAQKVDAGMMWVNSQNVRDLRTPFGGSKHSGIGREGGYYAFEFYTEIQIVHVALGDHPIPQFGKEKRT
- the hpaB gene encoding 4-hydroxyphenylacetate 3-monooxygenase, oxygenase component; this encodes MPAKTGQEYISRLKQASNNIYLHGERVSDVTEHPGLKNVVKSMARLYDLQHEKPEKMLYTSPTSGEKAGMTFMQPKTIDDLIARREAIQEWARTSGGMMGRSPDYLNAEVMAMGVNNKLFAEDDQMFADNAAKYYEYARENDISLTHTLIHPQVNRAKAQHEQKDANVALHLVEKKKDGIIVDGIRLLATQGGITDEILVFPSTVKKSGEHDDPYSVAFAIPNNTPGLKFLSRESFDYGKSEWDHPLSSKFEEGDAIVSFENVFVPWERVFVCGNSSICNRTFLETNAVVHMSHQVVAKNIVKTEFLLGTILSVMDSIGIDQFQHVKDKGTEVMLALETMKSHLFRAEHNAKPDASGTMTPDFEALNAARNWYPRIYPRMVEILRVLGASGMMGIPTEADFHHEDIGPILHRGLQGKNLEGYERVQLFRLAWDMTMSAFGSRQMHYEYYFFGDPVKMGMAYFDQYEKDEYKQYVYDFLKETKSTKPGALNV
- a CDS encoding nucleoside deaminase codes for the protein MKNNGRLDHEYFMTEALQEAKEAGQRGDLPIGAVIVHNGRIIARGSNMRKTAGIKISHAENNAMHNCAPYLMKHASECVIYTTLEPCIMCLTTLVMANIDSIVFAADDKYMNMKPFIDANSYIRDRIHQYKGGVCRGESEALLRKYSPYAAELALNGTHPHHRKGGA
- the hpaI gene encoding 2,4-dihydroxyhept-2-ene-1,7-dioic acid aldolase, whose product is MRYDEAKQRLRGSIAPIVTPFKKDYSMDLEKLGELIDWHVDSGSHAVSVTGTTGEPSSLTVQERITVMETAAKSVNGRVPFVPGTGSTNHQETLDLTKKAQEIGADAALVIVPYYNKPSQHALYKHFKAVAESVDIPLIVYNIPGRTAVNLDVKTLARLAEDCPNIIGVKESNKDFEHVNRVLLNCGRDFNLYSGIELLCYPMLAIGGAGHISATANVMPEKVAEIYNAWEEGDVKRAQDLHFELMPLNDVLFKDTNPAPLKAALGMMGKIEPVLRMPMDLPSEALQNEIRDVLKTYTDVADQVISR
- a CDS encoding fumarylacetoacetate hydrolase family protein, producing the protein MQKVRVRLAGRETALEASVDSTGASLMYQGIQRNAEELQYDTVVSGTVYGTLLNFKGALARMGEAVYQDPYKKPPQAPVLYIKPRNTLTSHSQPVPLPEGIDTLQAGPTLGIVIGRTASRVKKEEALDYVLGYTVANDVTAPHDSVFRPAVKHRSRDGFCPIGPWIVEKESLESPDDLTIRCWVNGRLVQENTTKNLVRNVSQLITDVTEFMTLNQGDTLLVGVAEDPPLVKAGDKVRIHVESVGFLENAVVPEEELVNVKGGHL
- a CDS encoding fumarylacetoacetate hydrolase family protein codes for the protein MKKARIVYAGAIHEATEAPDGRLLLQDGRVVAEDAVQWLTPVEPRTVFALGLNYADHASELAFNAPEEPLVFLKGPNTFVGHRGESERPYGVTFMHYECELAVVIGCTARNVKKEDAYDVVAGYTIANDYAFRDLLENYYRPNLRVKNRDYCTPLGPWFTDAADVADPMNLKLRTYVNGEVTQEGTTANMIFDIPHLIEYLSSFMTLGEGDIILTGTPKGTVSVEPGDEVVTEIEGLGRLTSTITGKAVPAGEK
- a CDS encoding 5-carboxymethyl-2-hydroxymuconate Delta-isomerase, whose amino-acid sequence is MPHITVEYTDNLTPEEFNPKALLGKINKVFTDRPDVYPIAGVRSRAIALTDYLVADGAGEEDAFVHLTVKIAAGRSQAVKEETCDELFEVVSSYLSPAFDRRGLALSLELYEFGEGGTYKKNNIHHRYK
- a CDS encoding flavin reductase family protein — its product is MDDQLFKRAMGKFATGVTVVTTEVGDKVHGMTANAFMSVSLDPKLILISVANRAMMKGYLDDSGSFAVSILAHKQADLSMYFAGQKKDDKSVDFDVFDNMPVLHGSVATITCDVHNTHLEGDHTLYVGKVRDIRVDDETKPLAYFSGKYYNLTE